In a genomic window of Chrysemys picta bellii isolate R12L10 chromosome 1, ASM1138683v2, whole genome shotgun sequence:
- the LOC135984006 gene encoding apoptosis-associated speck-like protein containing a CARD produces the protein MQRRLAAQRAEEGAAMEKAVSDCLHDILEELTKDELKKFKFKLNKFKLKRDYDNIPMGKLEDASPVDMTQSLLSYYGEDYGTEVTVNVLKSINRRDLAEKLSETLRPAKK, from the exons ATGCAGCGAAGGCTG GCTGCTCAGAGAGCTGAGGAAGGAGCCGCCATGGAGAAAGCAGTGAGCGATTGCTTACATGACATTCTTGAAGAGCTGACAAAGGATGAGCTCAAAAAATTCAAGTTCAAACTGAACAAATTTAAGCTGAAGAGGGACTATGACAATATCCCCATGGGTAAATTAGAGGACGCATCACCTGTGGACATGACTCAATCCCTACTGAGCTACTATGGAGAGGACTATGGGACGGAAGTGACAGTGAATGTGCTGAAATCTATAAACAGGAGAGATCTGGCTGAGAAACTCTCTGAGACACTGAGACCTGCTAAGAAATAA